The following proteins are encoded in a genomic region of Coffea eugenioides isolate CCC68of chromosome 6, Ceug_1.0, whole genome shotgun sequence:
- the LOC113774999 gene encoding GDSL esterase/lipase At5g03610, whose product MGLPKLLLCSLLFLFSILAAGNAGVHASSPHHDRRHHHHKKQRYSFRPTKLFVFGDSYADTGNIQKSVGSSWKEPYGITFPGKPAGRFSDGRVLTDYVAKFYGMKSPVAYRWIKYAGNRLRYGVNFAYGGTGVFDTLVLEPNMTTQIDFFEKLLKDLVYNKTDLDSSLFLVTVAGNDYGAYNAKGGTAQGLPAFTASLISQLAVNLKRLHGLGARRIAVAALEPLGCLPRSTVLSSFQQCNVTQNTAVNFHNLLLNQAVSKLNNESRDSAYHVLDLYTTFTTLLENKGDVSGTLKFETPLKPCCMGLSTTYSCGSVDDKGRKMYTVCNDAKSAFFWDGVHPTQAGWHAVSMALKPSLQQIC is encoded by the exons ATGGGCCTCCCGAAGTTGCTCCTCTGCTCtcttctcttccttttctcAATTCTTGCCGCAG GGAATGCCGGTGTCCATGCTTCATCACCTCATCATGATCGCCGTCACCACCACCACAAGAAGCAGCGATATAGTTTCCGACCCACAAAGCTATTTGTGTTCGGAGACTCGTACGCCGACACTGGAAATATTCAAAAGTCTGTAGGAAGTTCGTGGAAGGAACCATATGGAATCACTTTTCCAGGGAAGCCCGCTGGCCGCTTCTCGGATGGTCGTGTTCTTACTGATTACGTTG CTAAATTCTACGGAATGAAGTCCCCAGTAGCGTATAGATGGATCAAGTATGCAGGAAACCGGTTGCGGTATGGAGTGAACTTTGCTTATGGAGGGACTGGCGTCTTTGACACTTTGGTTTTGGAGCCTAACATGACCACTCAGATTGATTTCTTTGAGAAACTTCTCAAGGATTTAGTTTATAACAAAACTGACTTGGACTCATCTTTGTTTCTGGTCACTGTTGCTGGCAATGATTATGGTGCTTACAATGCCAAAGGTGGCACTGCCCAG GGTTTGCCTGCCTTCACTGCAAGCTTGATTTCCCAGCTTGCCGTGAACTTGAAACGCCTTCATGGATTGGGAGCCAGGAGGATAGCTGTGGCAGCTTTGGAGCCCCTTGGCTGTCTCCCTCGAAGCACAGTTCTCTCGTCATTCCAACAATGCAACGTCACGCAGAACACAGCCGTCAATTTTCACAATCTACTATTGAACCAAGCTGTGTCAAAATTGAATAACGAGAGTAGGGATTCTGCGTACCACGTTCTTGATCTTTATACCACCTTCACAACCTTACTAGAGAACAAAGGAGATGTATCAG GAACTTTAAAGTTTGAAACTCCTCTGAAGCCTTGTTGTATGGGACTAAGCACTACATATTCGTGTGGAAGCGTGGACGATAAAGGACGGAAAATGTACACAGTGTGCAACGATGCAAAGTCTGCATTCTTCTGGGATGGGGTGCACCCAACACAGGCAGGGTGGCATGCTGTATCTATGGCTTTGAAACCTTCTCTTCAGCAAATTTGCTAG